In Glycine max cultivar Williams 82 chromosome 15, Glycine_max_v4.0, whole genome shotgun sequence, the DNA window TTCGTGTTTAATGCTTGTTATGATTTAAGCTTGTTTTTATGATAAGAttgtcattaaaaaatattctctttATCTAGAACTGAAGTAAAACTGCAAAAATAATGAGTGTTTGGTGGAGGAGAAATTCCATGTAAAACTATGAAGTTGTGTTGTTTTGAGGAGTTCGGATCAGATTATGAAATAATattgaaaagatgaaaataatatttgagtGTTTGCTGGAGgagaaataagataaaataagttttaaaatgatGAAATTCCCTTGTAATATTTCTTACTTATTTTCATTCATATCTCTCTTATTTCTTCTATATTTCTCTTTAACCAAACAActcaacttctcattttatttctCACCAATTTTCattctccattttttatttccatCTACATTATTTCTCCTCTCAATACCAAATACACCCTTAAAGTTATCTCTTGCAACGTTATTGCTGAGTGTGTTTTTAACCATTCCCACTCTCCAATGTTCAACAACACTTTTCTCACAGTGAATTGGTGTTGAATGTGATCCACGGAGATGCAAACACACCCTAAATCTGAATTCCTTGTTCAAGACAAATCAAATGACATcgtgtgaaaaataaaaaatgtgtgtcTATAATCTGAAGTTCATATGGACTTACAAAGGGCTTTTTTTTGTGACGGTTTTTGGTTTTGAGAAAGACAAATAATGAGACAAGCAGAATACATAGAAAACTAAAAGATCTTCAAATTTATCATCGAACACAAACCCCGTTTATATTTACAGAACAGCACATAGCAACTTCCTAGTCATGGAGGACTACATCCAGGAAAAAAATCACTCAAAAAGTATCTAAAAGGTTGCAAAATTTACATGAGATACATGCCTaaacaaatcaaaacattttttttagtaaaggaCAAATCTTATTGATCAATGTTTACATGCTTTCATCATATATTGCTGCAAAGGTAGTAGTTGTGGCAAATGACATGGTACTATCATGGTTGTCTGAAGAAGAGGTTGTATACATAGATGAATTCTTCATATCAATACTACTTTCTTCGTTCCTTCTAACTTTAAGGTCCATAAAATCAGAAATTAAGGCAGGTTTTGTTATCTTACTGTCATTAACATCCATTTTTCCAGTGAGCATCTTGACCACAGAAGACATCGATGGCCGGAGCTTCGGGGATTCTTGAGTGCAAAGAAGGCTAATCTTCAGAAACTTACAAGCCTGCTCAGCATCGAATTCCCCGTTTAGTGATATATCCACCAGTTCAACCAATTCCTTTCGCTCATAAAGGTCCCATGTCTGCAAGAACAGAAGCTAATTAAGAGAAGGTCCATAAATCTCATATAATCCTTTAGAATATGATCACACTTATGCAATGAAATGACagcctagaaaaaaaaaagtgaagttaGCAATTCCAGTTTATGTATGATAAGACTTTCTTCTCGAGAGAGGGACAACAGACATAGTCCTTCAACATTCTGATAAAAACTGGATCAAAACACACTCTGTCATGGTAAATCTACTGTACTATTCTTCTGCAGATACTGATAACAATCTGAAATCAGTACCTGTGTGGAGGATTCACAACCATATTCAAAGAactgaaacaaaaaatagataGCACAGTATTTGAGAGACCCTTTGCCCTCCCTCACTCTTAACTAATTTTTTCCAACCAGTTCCCTTGATTGTTTCTCTTGCAATCTATTATATCAACATGCCCTCCCTGAGCCCTGGATTCTCTGTGCTCCTACCTAATATGCGCCTTAGTAATAGGTGGCTTCCTAATATATTCCTATAAGAATCTTATAGGGAGTTAAAACCAAATAGGGAGCTAAACTTTTACATGTAGATGAGCACATATAGGTCCATTAAACATTTGGGACTTCAGGTAAGTAATTACTAAATGAATATGGTGAATTCATGTTTAGTTAGAATAAATGAAGATTGAATAAGCAAAACTGGCTGTAAGAATTGATGCTAGTAAAAGATACGCCAATACGATGGAGAATATGAGACATGCATACCCTCTCCAGAAGAAATTGTTCTTCTATTGGTAATCGTGAGTTTATGTTACATCTTCCACTGATAATTTCCGCAAGGAGGACGCCAAAGCTGTAAATGTCTGCTTTCCTTGTTAGCTTCCCCCCTATCGCATACTCTGGTGCCAAATAACCTCTGAAAGAAAACCATGCATTGATGCATCAGCAAATTTCTGATATAAAATAGGTGATTAAAAACTGTTACATGCTtatgaaaacagaaaaagagAAGCATTCCTCTCTACCAAGTAAGAAGGGAAAAATATAGAGTAAATAGTCATATATAACATCATAATATCCTAAAGCAAATATGAAGTTTTCATTAACATTCATTAATAGTTTGGTAGCACTGTCAAAGATCTCGGGGATTTTGTTCAAACAGATGAAGTTGGAACCAGTCAGATTATGTGTACATTGCAGTTTTTGAACTAAATATTAGTGCACAGGACTGACTCAATCTTGTGTCACCACTAAAACAGTATATTATACAGGATGTGATCAGTCTTGTTAACATCGATGTGCAAGTAAAAGATCTTGAATATGAAACTTGGAAATTGAGGGGGAGGGTTCAAGTCTTAAAATTTGGAATTGTGAAGTTTTCTTTACCATTTCAAggggaaaaacaaaacaaaataaaaattttccaaCTTCTTCAGTGAATGTAATTTACAATACTTACAATGTTCCTGCTACACGTGTGCTGACATGAGTCATGTTTGCTGGAATAAGCTTTGCAAGACCAAAATCTGAAATCTTGGGTGTAAGATCTTTGTCAAGGAGGATATTGCTTGCTTTTATATCCCTATGAACAATATGAGGCCTCACTTCTTCATGAAGATAGGCAAGCCCACGTGCAACCCCAATGCATATTTTACATCGAGTTCCCCAATCAAAGTAGAGACTATTGTGACCTCCACCTATAAATAAAGAGAgcgaaaaaaattgattaaaaagaatGAGACAACTTTCCATGTTTCATGCTAAGCATCAACAGAAAAATAGACAGTTACCCAaaccaaaagaagaagaagaaaaaagaagcagCATTTACCTAGAAGAGTTTGTGATAGGCTGTTGTTCTCAAGGTAATTGTAGACTaatattctgttatttttttccaCACAGCAACCATATAACTTGACCAAATTTTCATGCTCTATCTCGGAGATCACATTAATCTCTGTCAAGAATTCCTTCACCCCTTGTCTTGATTCAGCTGAAAGAACTTTTATTGCAGCAACTTTTCCATCTTTAAGCCGTCCCTGATCATGCACCATAATAAGTTAAGATTTCATTATCAATTTTGTCATCCATAAGAAGGAGGAGGAAAACACAATGATCAGACCAATTGGTGTGATGATGCATGCAGCGTGGTCTAATTACCTTGTAGACAGAACCAAAACCACCCTCTCCAATTTTATTGGCTGGACTAAACTTTTCAGTGGCATTTCTTAGTTGTTTGTAGGAGTAGAGTTTAACATTATGAATGCCTGaaatatttaatcaaaataaattcaattagtCTAAGTATCTAACATTCAATTCAGAACCTGATATTCAATTGAAATCTAATATTGTAAGTAgactttttttatcaatgtatCATATAACAGATATCTCAATTCAAGTCCCtagaaaattaatcaaatttaagaaagtATACAATGCCATCTTGGCATAACCTACTTTAATTGGTATAGCATGTAATTAAGTTACCTTCATCAATTTCTGGATCGTGTCTCGCTGAAGAAGACGACTTACTGaataataaaggaaaacaaGTCATAACTGAATTAAGTACAAGTAGCTTCAAATATCAAATGGTATCAATTGCTTCTAATGAAATCACTTCCAAGATCACCTGGTTGAATCATAAAAGTGTTAACATTTTGACGAACAATAAAGTGGAAAGTACATACAATTAATTGATGATAAAAGATAATGCAAAAATCTCAGGCCTTGCAAGAGCATAACAAAGTACATTCATAGTTTTCCATAGCAGGTCTGACATACATAATTGATAACTCAAGTTTTGCCACAAGTGTTCTCAAAGCCATACCGTaagacacaaataaaaaaatgaaaaaaagatgcAAACTGATAAAATTGATCAAAAGCACAAACGTTCTCTCTCAGTTATCAACTCAAATCATGCCTTCTATCCTCACTCATTTAATAACGTTCCATTAACCATATGAATTATAAATCCATCTCAACCTCGGAATTCAGAATTTTCACAAATATTGTTGCTCAACACTTAATAGTTCAATATTTCAAATGAAAACCGTGCTTTTGACAATTCCACAACTTCTCATGCTCTAACCTCTAAGTGCTATCCTTTGCATCTCAAACTACACTTAGGGACCAAATGTTAATATCTTCacacaaattcaattttgtgCAGCTTTTTCACAGCTCAAAGAAGATCAATAATGAAAAACTGAACTAAATTCACCAGTGGCAGAAACAACATTAAGAAACCAgaactcaaccccaaaaaaccaaaagaacttcttaaaaaaatgttcagAACTACCACTTCCCACAAaccaaaaaggaagaaagattgCAACTTTCCCAAGGACATAGGAGAAACAAAACATACCACAAACCCGAGATCAAAGGGTAcccaaaaaacaataaaaaagaaagaaagaaagaaagaaaggaacatGAATGAAACAAACCTCAGAAGTCAGAAGGTGGACGAGGAAACAAgtgaagaaacaaaacaaagatgGTTTTTTATAGAAGAAGTTGCAGAGAAGACTCAGTTGAGAAAGCGTGGAGATGGAGTTGAGTTGTGTGGTTGTGTTGGTTTTATCAGTTAAGGTTACATCGTGACCATGATCAAGATGAAACCATGAACCAACGCGTACACAGCGTACTCGCTTTGAATCttctatttctttccttttcgtACACGACCAAGACCAAGGCGGTTTCAACTGTTCGGTGTCTCATCGTACACCTATAACTAACAAACATGTTTCTGTTTTCACACTATCAAATGGCTCCTTTTCACACTCTTAATTAAGCATAAATTGTATAAGGGTGTtactaattaatgttatattaattaaggaataaaaagaGTAAGTATTAACTgtggaaataataaaaaaatattaaaaattataaataatataattttacgtattttaataaaaatttctttaattttttaattaatactctTGTCATTGTGTAATTAAGTAACTATGACGCATAGGATTATGCtttactcttattttaatttgaccGGTACGAATGTCTTTACTGTACATTGTAGGTCTATTTCTATTGTAATGGAAAATACATGAGCCGTTTTATGGTGTttgtaacttctttttttttttcagaaagtaTAAATAGACTATGCTGTAAAGTAACTTACTCGAAGATTTATAATATCTATGGTTAAATTTTGGAAATATAAGTtcgaattaaaatatattataaatttttgtttgaaagaaTGAGTTTACTTATAGTTTTTGTTCTCAAGAtaagaaattgtattttttaatctatgtgaaagaattaaaaaagaatattttttaaatttgagaaaCTAATCCTTTTCGAATGGTTTTAATAGGTGTctttggtttgcatttttattttctgtttttattttttaaaaactgttttcatttttaaaagattagaattctgaaaatatgtttggtttgacggcttgttttctgctttcaaaaaataaaaacactcaaaatctcaaaaagaaatgtatttttagatttgcttaaaattacattctttgACATCACATTTTCATTTTAGACCCAAATGAGATTCATGATTTCAACTGAAAACACTGGaaacgagattttattgttttcagtttttggttcgtttgaaaaaaatttcattaaaaatattttcaaaaatccaatcAAACGTATTTTCATCACcatcttctattttcataatctTCTATCTTAGaattgctgttttttttttctatttagttCCTCCACCACAGTAAATTTCAAATAtgatatactttttaattattggGAGAATATGATAACTCTTTCTGATCAAGAAAATAGTTCCCCGTTGTTCATCGTGCATTGTATGATTGCACGGATATCATGTTGCGACGACCGATTTTAAATCTGAAAATTAAAAACCCCTTGTGTTCTTATTTATTACTATGAAGATGTACTGATGTACGAGGATGGAATGTAAACGTATGGAAGGAAGTCTTTGTCCCAAGTGATCATGCATGGAAATGCATGTTTGACTTAAAATacttaacatatatttatttttctcatttttcttcctatctttctcttgaattttttttattatatcatatgaagtatctttctcttcctttatttttactctctattctttcttttttccaacCATATACCTAAAAATAAGATATACATTTATCATCTCTCATTgacatttaaagaaaaaaaattgcccATTGACTTGGAGTTTGGAGCTAGGAGAGTTACGAGTTAagtactactctgttttgcattttaaataGTTCTCTGTACTGCTacattccccccccccccccccccccccccaaattgAATGACAATCACACACACGAGTTTCTTCGAATTTATCATATGTttggtatttaaaaaaaaggaaagaaaataagtaaataagaataaaaagaagtttattttttctttcttcttatttggATGAATAAAAAGTATGTACATAAATAACACATAtactcttaataaaaaaaatgttaaaaataaatatattttggtcTTTTTATACATAGAACAACTTTGGTTACTACTAGAAATTTCAACATAGATGAGGATTTCCTacgaattttttttccatattaaAATCTGTAGGTAACTTATTCTTGTTGATCCTATAATCTGCAGGAAATTTTCTGTGAAAAATTCACATAATGTTTTCTTGCaaagaaaaacacaagaaaattaacagataatgatatatatttgaaaatttgaatttgcagGAAATTCCCTGTGAATTAAAATCCATAGAAATGCTTAATGTTTCctactaatttttataattgtagGAATTTTCTTCCATATTTAAATCTCAATTAAGTCTCTTAGGTTTTCTCCTACTCTAGGtattaatattttacaaatttggtTTTTCGGATCCCAATTGAATTTCTTGGATTTCCTTATTAACAATAAGgcttttctattttgatttcatCTAATATTTAACACATCAATTCACTCTAAATGGAAAGACATAACTACTTCTTCTGTTGTTCATTGAtatcataaaaacaatattttaccaACAAACATTATGAACACAAGAATTAAATTGTGTTTTATGCGAATTGCATCTAATATCTTCCATTATTTGACATTACTTAACCCTTATTGTAACACGATTGTATTGGTATCTATGGATATCAGATGcaatttgaagaaaatataagGGATATagatttaatttacttaataaattatatataatattatatattatataaaataatatattaataaaattaattaaatgctATCTTAGTATTGATGTTATCACTATTCTCATTAAAATtggaatttttaattataattttgtgtttttagttTTCACAATTCAAATgtagaaattataattttaaaaacttaatttagtcgaataaaaataatgatataaattattattattattattattattattattattattattattattattattattattattattatatacattaaatttgGAGTACATTGGAaataattatagatttttttaaagataacatAGAGTTATCAAAGTGCAAATTACTAAAAGTATATAAGGGAATGAATGTAATTTACTCTTAAAATAATGCAAGAGAAATTATAGTTACACTTCCTCTAacactctttttttaatattctttatgtgattaattgaaatttgttaaaaatcatcaattttagTGGGATCCcacttattatttaatgattatttctcATGATTTAGATATAAGatttactaaaattgataattttaaaaaatttcaataaatcaCGAAGAGAGTATCAAAGATAGTATCACTAACATTTCTCTTAATGCAAACATATCACCTGCAAGCATAGTTTAAAAACCCGATCTGACCCGATTAGTCGGATCGGTCCGATCGAGACCCGGTGGCATAACTAAGCCGATTTGGTTATTGGACCAATCATGCATCTGGTACGGGATGACCCAGTCAGTTTGGGATAAACCCGGTGACCCAAAccgatttttaaaataagtttcatgtaaaaaacaaaaaaactctccaaggaattcaaattttgaatgaagagtcacaactgttcgAGAAaattaactgtgtaatcgattatactaatgctgtaatcgattactagagaggattttcaaggaatattgCCAACcatcacatcttatcatttggattttgaatggccatcaaaggcctatatatatgtgtgacttgggatgAAATTGatagagagttttgcttgttcaAAATATCTTAtcatctcaaaagaaaatgagagagattccaagagaacttcattgtcaaatgctttcTCAAAAGAAAATCTTGGGCAAACAcctgcaaatccattaagagttcatccatggacatcaattgtaatatcattttcttcaaaagaaaattcttatttctttctgctcattcaaagagattgttTAAGGGACCGAgtgtctcttaagttgtaaggaatgCAGAACATAAGGGAAGAGTTTTTCTTGTCtggttcaaactttgtaaagagtttttacaaagggagtgaaaaatctcaagtgggttgcttgagtattgGACGTAGACACGGAATTtatcgaaccagtataaaactgtgtttgcattctctcttcccttatcttattttttttgttgcaatcaattgtatcttgcatgtttaaagaacattattaaattgattactgCTTcctctgcattctgagcctatccatcttaagttattgaggccgctAGTCCaacagaataaaatttaaattttgaactatttttcacataaaacttataataatactatattttgcaCCAAATGATATTGATGTAACTCAGTAGATTATATACCTATATCTGTGGACAATAGATATGTGAAAACGCAGACATCGGGGAGCGAGGTTGTGTGGTGGCACGGTGTCGCTCAATCAAGATCATGTGGCTTCCGACAAGTATAAACGGAAAACTTTGTAATCCTagaataaaagaacaaaagagaAGGTAAGGAAGCAACGTGTTCTTGGCTTCTTGCATTCACGAACTGGACTTATCCTCCaacttattaaattgttaatattttactaaaaacattaaaagaaataatgtaTTACAACACCTTTCTTGATtgtcaaattatttttctatttcttaatatatatatatatatatatatatatatatatatatatatatatatatataatttatattttgatatgttcgatttgattttgattcaacCCAAACTGTTTGGACGGGTTTCAATTAATTGGAAATTGCGGGTGATTTATACCCGTGAATATTCCTATTAAATATTAGTATTATATAAAATCAagatagaaagagaaaattTAAGATATCTAATTAGTGTAATTGAAATCTCATGAACCaaagtaatataattttgaatccCGATATCTAAGAAActaaatatatgatttaattcaataaaatttattacctaataatttaaatttacaataaatatttaaaaaaaatacgtaagctagatttttttttccgacTTAATTCAGAGCATAACTCAACTGTTTCAACGAACTTAATGCAGTAATCACGACCTAGAATATTTCTTAATGCACACCAAAATCGTGCTTCAAtactgattaaaaaataattaactgaaaaaaaaaatcatgcatcAATTTGTCTCCGCTGACTAATATCATGATAGTTGCACGGATCTAACCATTGGCACAccatttgattaatatattaaacattttttagtctttacacctctttgaatttttttataattttaatctttatagaatttaatttttttaaaaaaatctaaattattaCCATTTAATAGAAACGTAATATTTATCTAtcttaaattaataatcattttaagataatataaaataatatatttaaatacatatCCTGTTTAAAATGTGATAATATGaagttttaaaattctaaaattcataaaatctaaaactaaaattatattaaaagattatatattttaaaaatctaataataatgtacaaatagtttttaaaaaaattattttaatcttgatGAACAAATCTTTGTTGATATTCCTACGTGCTGTGTGTGCCGCGGTTACACATGTCCTTATCAAATTGAACTGCATATTCAACGCCACTTGTCATtcggtttgaaaacaaaatatggtgGTCAATCAACTTCATGACTTTCGTACAACTACAAGATTCTTGATGATAGGCAACAGATATactttatcaaattaaaataaaaaatctaacctTATAAAACATATAACATACACAAATAACAGAACCCTTTCTAGTATCAAAACTAACTCATATTGCTTTTATAGCTACTAAATATAAATACGTGACTTGTATCttttaataaagtttaaaaacttgattttagataaaaaaaaaaaagtaaattatgttGACCCATTTGATATCTAGGTATTCAAGAATCAATAAATTTTACTCCGGCATTgttcataaaattttgaatcatcctttttatctttgattattcgataatttttacaaatacaaattttatcttttataggtccaaatttttttttacaaaataattcatcttttttgaatttattggttttataatgaaaagtatagggttataattaattttttatgataaattgataaaaaaaaaaataattaggttATTTCGGTTGATAAGTGACGTATTAACAAAATTCATGAGTTTCTTAATTTAGTATTAGCATCTTAATTTGGGAATTTTcctaattaataataagaaaatgtaaataaattctATTTGATTTTGTATAAAACTCATCAcccttaatattaattaaatagcaAGAGGTGAGAAATGTCTCCAGCATAACTTGCTCACAATTGCCGTACAAAATATACGAGTTGGCTAAAATGTTCAAGCATATCTTTGTTGACGGATCAGCACATCGCCGTTTTCTGGAATTTCACGGCTGATTTcacaaaatttgttgaaaaattagttaaaaattaaaaagtcaattaatattaaaagccaaaaattaatagttaaaagttaaaaaattagtttattaaattataaatattttataaaactaattattgtaggtgaaaagtataaaataataataaaaataataaaattatgattcagttaaaatatgataataaaaaattgaataaatatattaaaaataaaaataaaaaatataaaaaattagaattcagaaattaacattttgaaaaattttactttatttcaaaaaacactaaaaattattaacaaaatacttaaaaaaattatttaatgaataatcaaatacatttttttaactaatatataaattaataactaacttgttttttctattttttttattctactaactttctttataatttattgtatttttaactccatcaaaaaaaaatttctctatTCAACATCAACGCGTCCcgcttttgaaaataaaaacatcaacaTGTCAATATTGACCTTtgttaactttttattattttaagcaCATCAAAATTTTCATGCAAGAATAATCTACCAGTTGAAGTCCTTCAATCTTgcttttgttaaaatatttcatcAGAACATTAAATCTAATTTCTCACCACAGTCATTTAGAAAATTCATGTCTAGTTTGCTTACTTGAGGATGTTATTCAAGTTCATCATTCATGGACAGGGCTTTTTAATTTGTACAACATCAGAGCCATTTgacattctaataaaataaaatttaaaaataaattcaaccaAATactctagtaaaaaaaaatcaattgaagaTGCATCAATTcataaaatgaatataattaaaagatataaattcaCTAAACATATATCATGATGTTCCTTAACAAAACATACTTACCTATTAACATACAAATATTCTTTCAACCATAGATAATGGATAGATTCAATCATGCAACTCATCCTGCCGATGAACAacatgtaaaaaattaataataaattttttaaaaatacatttttattttgtagaatGTTAAGATCAAAGagcccaaaataaaattaaataaaaacctttGCAGAAGTGTAATGAGAAATAAAGAGGTAGTGCAAGGTGACACATAAAAATCTTGAATGGCGAGATAGTGTCTCATGAGGTCATTAATCAACGTGAGCTAGTTTTTGGTGGGTGCCTAGGTAGGTGGTGATGGAATGACAAACGCGTGATATGTATTGAAGGTGCACACTAAAGGGCAAGTGAATTCATATAGTGTAACTATTGAACAATGATTTTTTCACAAACCTTTtactctttctatttttttccctcCAAGTAATATTTGATAACTAAAAATCATGAGACTAATCCTTCTTCATACGtagatattattaaaataaattttattttttaataaagtttattttttatacacgaCTAGAAATTTAAACTCATTTTAATATGCTTAAGAAATTCAATAATCTATTTTGTTGTATTGGCTTGGTAAAGTAGGGGTGTCAATGAACTgaaccaaaaatattttaaaacttgatTCGATAATTAGCTTGTTGAACTTGTtcatcaattaaataaattgaagttgAGTAAAAATTATACtcgttaaataaaaaaactgaacTTGAACGACATATAATTGACctgtttgatttatgaattcattcgataattgattgatttttttattattttttgtatgtagggtgagataatttttatttatgtagactttatttataattatattttatcctacCTTGTGGCCctacaaatttaataaaaaacattaagttttgtcttgttacaaaaattaaacaatcattttatttaaaacttattaataaattaaaaatttgaaatgcataacatttaaaaaatttgaatcttaATTCATGTAATTCAAACTAAaccaaattatttgttaatttacaCTAAATCGAGTTTGAGTTGACAAAAAGACCAATGtcaaatttaagttaaattttgagttaaa includes these proteins:
- the LOC100782320 gene encoding cold-responsive protein kinase 1, giving the protein MTCFPLLFSKSSSSARHDPEIDEGIHNVKLYSYKQLRNATEKFSPANKIGEGGFGSVYKGRLKDGKVAAIKVLSAESRQGVKEFLTEINVISEIEHENLVKLYGCCVEKNNRILVYNYLENNSLSQTLLGGGHNSLYFDWGTRCKICIGVARGLAYLHEEVRPHIVHRDIKASNILLDKDLTPKISDFGLAKLIPANMTHVSTRVAGTLGYLAPEYAIGGKLTRKADIYSFGVLLAEIISGRCNINSRLPIEEQFLLERTWDLYERKELVELVDISLNGEFDAEQACKFLKISLLCTQESPKLRPSMSSVVKMLTGKMDVNDSKITKPALISDFMDLKVRRNEESSIDMKNSSMYTTSSSDNHDSTMSFATTTTFAAIYDESM